Within the Mugil cephalus isolate CIBA_MC_2020 chromosome 1, CIBA_Mcephalus_1.1, whole genome shotgun sequence genome, the region ATAACTGAAATgtgagctagcaggaggagagagctagcaagaggaaagagctagcaggaggaaagagctagcaggaggagggaacTAGCAAGAGGAAAGAGCTAgtaggaggagagagctagcaagaggagagagctagcaggaggagagagctagcaggaggagagagctagcaggaggagggaacTAGCAAGAGGaaagagctagcaggaggaaagagctagcaagaggagagagctagcaggaggagagagctagcaggaggagagagctagcaggaggagagagctagcaggaggagagagctaaccAGCCCCTTTGAGTCAGTCTatagagacaggagacagtttagagacattcagacattattactggttggacacctgatagttgtggacatggtcctaaatagttttaatggaaatagttgtaaataactaaatgtgttgatcagctttagaaatgtccaggttagatttacattctaagttctagaaatgtttggttctacatgtttgtggttttctaacttgtaTCGAattggatctgatggttctagtctggttttagctccaacgtgttcacacagtttgacgGAATGaaacaggaccaggaccaaggtgaaacagagtcagactctggactccagagggttgaACCAGACTCTCACTCTAGACCCTAAAACCAGTCCAGGACCTGAAGCTGGTCTCTGGGCTGACTCCGCCCACTCAGAGATCAACAGGTGTTCAAACCCAACGCCTCCGAACTCCCCGTTACCTCCGACCTCTGAGTCACAGCAGCTGAGCTTTATTAATACGATAGAAtcctgctctgtgattggctcgTATGAACCTCACTGTAAATGAAGTTTTTACAGAAACTTgttctttctttaaacacatgACACGTTTAAAAGATTAAAGACTGACAACggaataaaagtcaaacatctgaGAGGGATTAACCAACATCAACCATCACGTTGGCAACAATGAACAAGAGAAGGCCAAATAAgaaggctaggctaggctaggctaggctaagctaggctaagctaagtgTTGATCCAAGAGGAACTTAAATTTCCAGTTTTAGGAGGAGATACCAGTTAAATAAAAACCGAAATAATACAAAGGTTTAATCTCTGTACAAGAATATTATTGCGATTAATGAAACGAGCTAAAGGAGGGTTTGCTTTCACCGTCGTGCTCCAGTGACGTTTAAGCAAagttcaccactacagcaaataatccGAACCTTAGTAACGACCGAGCCGAGATGATTTTCCAGTCCCAGAggagtgaactctgagctgagGTTCATGTTTTAACGCGGCCTCAGACTTTACCTAAACCAATAATGGTTAAATGAgttgtttcctgctccagctctgacagttacagtgttgccatggagacggatACAGTGTCgcacagacttggcggagcgatatttttagtgatgaggcAGCTGTGATGTAACGCTGATTCATGTCTTATTGGCCAATCAGAACGCTGGGTCTGAGCTACCTgttatataattaataataataataataataataatgataacgaTGATGAAGatcttcagaataaaataaatgtaatccacccatcatcatccatcatccatccatccatcttatGTTTTGGTCTAAACCCTCTGTTCTCTTTCTGGTGGTGCAGCTACAGTTTTAGttgagagaggaagaagtgcTTCCTGTTAGCCTAGCGTTAGCCTAGCATTAGCCTACTGTTAGCCCAGCGTAGCGTTAGCGTGGTAAGGCTGTGAGTGGGGGCTCTGGCTGCAGCAGCGTGGCCTCGTCTCTATCTGATCTCTACATGTGATGCCAGTTTCTCAGTGATGGAGTCAAACAGCTGCTGAGTCTGAGCCATAAACCTCCAGGTCTCAGGTTCACAAAGGTCCCTCATCAACACGGCATCTGCTTCTATCTGGGACCTATTTCTAGTTCCTCTTCCTGGAGCTGGGTTTTATTCCTCCTCACATTAAATGTTAGAGGATCCTTTTCCTTCTGGAGCCGAGGAGTTTAACACGAGACCACGTCCCCCCATTCACCTCACATTACACACAACCCGGTCTACATcattatacaataataataatagtttatataataacaatagtaatataattataGTTTATACATcattatacaataataataatagtttatataataataataataataataataataatagtttatataataacaataatataattatagtttatacatcatataataataatagtttatataataacaataataataataataatagtttatatgataataataataataataataatagtttataCATcattatacaataataataatagtttatataataacaataataatactagtaataataataataatatatatatatatatatatatatatatataataacgataataatataattttagtTTAtagataataatgatgtaataataataataataatagtctaTAGATAATAATGGCTGAATTactgagtgaatgaatgaatgacagggTGAACGTGAACACACTGAGTCTCCGTCAAACTCGGAGGATTCTAGGGACCAGGGGCCACACTCAGACCAGTTTGATCCGTCTAGTCCCTGGTCTGCCTCGTCCTGGTCTGCCTAGTCCCCGGTCTGCCTCGTCCCCGGTCTGCCTCGTCCTGGTCTGCCTCGTCCCTGGTCTGCCTCGTCCCTCGTCCCTGGTCTGCCTCGTCCCTCGTCCCTGGTCTGCCTAGTCCCTGGTCTGCCTCGTCCCGGTCTGCCTCGTCCCAGGTCTGCCTCGTCCTGGTCTGCCTCGTCCCTCGTCCCTGGTCTGTCCAGTCCCCGGTCTGCCTAGTCCCTGGTCTGCCTAGTCCCTGGTCTGCCTAGTCCCTGGTCTGCCTCGTCCCTGGTCTGCCTCGTCCTGGTCTGCCTCGTCCCTCGTCCCTCGTCCCTGGTCTGTCCAGTCCCCGGTCTGCCTAGTCCCTGGTCTGCCTAGTCCTGGTCTGCCTAGTCCCGGGTCTCAGTGGATAAATAACAGTCTTCTGTGTAGTTTTTATAAAGTCGTGCTgggaccagattagaccctgtgCTGGCCCGGTTCTGGCCCGGTTCTGGCCCACGGGCCCTATGTTGGGCAGCTGTGGTGTGATGAGCCTGAAGGAAGCTGATGAAGACAAAGAGGATTCGCTGACTCGTCTGGTCTCTGGAACATGAGGAGTCCGGTCTATTAATACCTGCTTTCTGTAGAATGTGCTGGCAGAGCACCAGCTGCAGCatgctaacaatgctaacagGGCTAACAGGGCTAACAGGGCTAACAGGGCTAACAGGGCTAGCCCCCCACACACAGGCCAACTTCTCTATGTCTGCCCCCCCCCAGCTGAAAACTTATTTATCCACAGACTTCAGACCTGCTGAGGTCCATGGTTTCCCAGGTCTCTACTGGTGCAACTGCTACTTTTACTAGTTTTACTATCATTACtggtattaatattattattactagtaTTACTATCATCATTACTAtaattactattactattattattattactactagtATTATTACCGGTGTAACTgctagtattattattactattactattactggTATTACTGCTaatactattattactattttattactaCCAGgacccagaccaggaccaggaccaggacccagaccaggaccaggacccagaccaggaccaggacccagaccaggaccaggaccaggaccctaCGAACCCCTGAGAGCCCAGGTACCTGAGGGGCGACTCATGGTTTAAGTGGGACTGCAGGTCAGTGCTGCCCTCTACTGGTGAGTCCCAGTTTCTACCTCTAGAACACATGAGCTAATAACTAATGAGCTAATAACTAAAGAGCTAATAACTAATGAGCTAATAATTAATGAGCCAATAACTAATGAGCTAATAACTAATGAGCTAATAATTAATGAgctaataattaaataacaacaCCAGGTttggattcattcatttaacaaGTTAGTAGATaccaggctgtgtgtgtgtgtgtgtgtgtgtgtgtgtgtgtgtgtggtcggGTCGCCCTTgtggtgtgtggttgtgtgtgtgttgtgttgtgtttgtgtgtctatgtggttgtgtgtcatgtgtgtgtgtctgatgtgtgtgttgtgtggtgtctgtgtgtgtgtgtgtgtgtgtgtgtgtgtgtctgtgtgtgtgtgtctgtgtgtgtgtgtgtgtgtgtgtctgtgtgtgtgtgtgtgtgtacctcctgcagcagctcgtTGTCCTCCATGTACTTGGTTGCCGCGGCGCTGGCTCCCTCAGCCTGTTTCTTGAAGGCCTCGTTGGACGCCATGAGGGACGCCTGCTGGGACAGGAGAGTTGCTAGGCGACGCAGCAACCTGCAACGCAacagagacactcagagacTCTCAGACTACGAGACACTACGAGACACGCTGAGACACTCAGAGACTCCCAGACTacgagacacagggacacagggagacactcagacactcagagacactcagagacactcAGACTacgagacacagggacacagggagacactcagacacacagggacacagggagacactcagacacacagggacacTCAGAGACACTCAGACTACGAGACACAGggacccccccgcccccccgggTCTTacaggcagagcagcagagcgAAGCCGGCTATGTACTGGTTCCTCTGAGCTCTGAACAGCTTCATGTGAATGTGTTCGATGGCCGTTGGGTTGTTGGTTAGATCCACTTTCTCTGTCACACTGTATCTCCGGACTTCCCTGAAGGCATCTGAGGACAGACGTCATAACCGATCACTGTCAATCACTGTCGATCACCGTCGATCACCGTCGATCACTGTCGATCACTGTCGATCACTGTCAATCACTGTCGATCACTGTCAATCAATCACTGTCAATCACCGTCAATCAAGTTACTTGTGTATCATGTTAATCAATCAGTGTTAATGATTCAATCGTCGATCAATCAGTCGATCAACTGTTAATTAGTCATTCATTTGGTATCAGTGTAATTAACAGTGTTAATTGTAATTTAAATTTAGTGTCATATCATAGTGTCAATTCATATACTGTGATCACGTATGAATCAGTGTAAAAATATCAACTTAAATCAATCAGCTGTCAATCTACCTATCAACCGTGTTCACTGTCGATTCAACTTGTATTAACATGTCATCATGTCATAATCAGTGATCTACATTATCAATCACTGTAATCATGTTAATTCAGTGTATGTCTCACTAAGACACTCATCCACTCGACACTAGTCTAGGAGTTAAACGTCGTCCCCCAACACAGTAATCAAATCACCGACAATCACAAACCTGTCAATCACTGTCGATCACTGTCGATCACTGTCGATCACTGTCGATCACTGTCAATCAATCACTGTCAATCACTGTCAATCACCGTCAATCAGTCAGTGTTAATTAGTGTTAATCAGTGTTAATCAATCAGTGTTAATTAGTATTAATTAGTGTTAATCAGTGTTAATTAGTATTAATCAGTGTTAATTAGTATTAATTAGTGTTAATCAGTGTTAATTAGTATTAATTAGTGTTAATTTGTATTAATCAGTGTTAATCAgtgttaattaatattaattaatattaatcagtgttaattaatattaatcagtgttaattaatattaatcagtGTTAATCAGTGTTAATTAGTATTAATCAgtgttaattaatattaattaatattaatcagtGTTAATTAGTATTAATCAgtgttaattaatattaattaatattaatcagtGTTAATCAGTGTTAATTAGTATTAATCAGTGTTGATCCTTCTCACTAAAGAGCAGCTTCAGCCACAGACTCATTCAGCTCTGAGGAACGTTACAGGACGTCGTTCCTCCCAAACACAGTAAAACTCTAAACTCATCCACCATCACAGAACTAAACCTGCACGTCAAGTATATAAGTATATGTACATAGTCATGTACTTATACGCATATATTATACCTCTATGATATATTatatcatgtgtgtgtgtatatacatttattacctaacattttatcatatatagtatattataCGTATGCTCACCTCACCACATTCTGTggtcatattattattattattatcacaacTAGTTGATGTGACGCACATCAAAAAGCACATTTATTAAATACGTATACACTGtaattattaacattatatatatatatatacatattatactATAGTGCTACTGCTCCTCATCTAGTCGAGTCAACTTCATTGTTCATTTTGATAAATAGTGAAGTGACTTTAATGTCAACAACAGAACGAAGAACGTCTCGTGTATCAAGATGTCTGTTCGTGATATACCCAGTGTTATGCTATTGTGCATACCACATGTTACAGGTTTGTTTTATACCTCAGTGTTTTAttctattgtgttttattgtatttaaatacTGGACTGGTACCGATGAGCAGGAAGACCAGGATGGCGATGGCCACGATGAACGCGGTGTTCCCATACAGAGCCACGGTTTGGACCACACGCGACTTAAAGACCTGGTTCCACCTGGAGACCAGAACACAGCTCCGTTAAGaccgggggggagggggggggggggaggacggAGGGTGAGGAcggggggagacggggggaggacgggggaggacggggggaggacgggggaggacggggggaggggaCAGGGGAGGGGACAGGGGGGGAGAACAGGGGAGGGGACAGGGGGGGAGAAcaggggggaggacaggggggaggacgggggaggacggggggaggacggaggagctACCTCTTGGCTGAGATGAAGGggatgcagagcagcagaaCCAAGAAGACCTCAGCGTAGAGGAAGGAGGCCACGGCCGTCCACTGGAGACTCATCCTGgggggacagagaggagacgCTGAGATCCAACGAGacacctggactctagggaCCAGGTCAGGGTTCACACCTGGACCGGTTTCACCTGGATCAGGTGTGAACAGAGGAGAGTGAAGTGGAACCAGGTCTTAGAACCAGGCTGAACTCTGTTAAATGTGATTCAATCTGAAGAAGGAAGTGAATCATGAGCAGCAGAAAATCAGGATCAGCTGAGGGGGATCagctgatcctgatcctggtcctggtccagactgAGGCctgtggggggaggaggaccTGGGGCTGTGTTGCTCCGAGAGGCCGGGACATGAAGCAGGACAGGATGAGACGGCCTCCGGTTCTCACCGTTACTAAGAGCTTTAACCTGTAGcacgttagcatgttagcacgttagcatgttagctgctGAGCTTCTAAAGGGAacattcaggctggtatcggtgtAAATACGTCCTGTGTCTGGTAAATGTAACAAACAGTTGTGTGTCAGAAACAGCATAAAGACAATAACACATCAGGGATTTAATTAAACTCTTAAAGTAAACAGAGGTAGAGGCCTCGCTAATTACACAACCAATACCACAACACAACTAACTAACaggacacaatcacacaacatGGGAACAACATGGGAACACGGTGTTTCAGACACTAACAACAGGAAAATAATAAccctgaaaataaatgattgtatAATTATTAAGAACTAGTATAGAAATGAAAACGTGCATCTTagttctgtcctcatcataaatgtctctgttgcggtttaacctgagttcgttgtgttgccacaactgaATAGTTTAGTTCCTGTGTTTCCGTTGTGTTCTCAgtatgactgaagtatcaacaGTATCAACATCTGACAATCGGTTTCAGAGCATGAACATCTGGGATCGATCACATCACTAGTCCACGCGGAACGTTTTTCCCTCATTCACGAAACACTGGACTCTTTAGAGACAGTCCATCCAAACAGGGACAGTCCATCCAAACAGGGACAGTCCATCCAAACAGGGACAGTCCATCCAAACAGGGACAGTCCATCCAAACAGGGACAGTCCAGCCGACGGGGACAGTCCGGTCCCCCTAATTTAAGCTAAACTAGTAGCTGTTAGCATCCTAAGAGCCGTTAGCATGTGTTTCtgtggacattttaaaaaaccGAGTTCAGACATTGAAGTTAAGCTAATAGCTGTTAGCATTCTAGGAGCCGTTAGCATGAGTTAGCTTCAGCGGCTCAGAGCAAACCGAGCCCCGGTCATCGGTGTCCAGGTCGGACTCACCTTAGCAGCTGTTCACGCTCAGACTGCGCTGCAGTTGTTAGCTTGTTGTTAGCTGCTCGTTAGCTTCTCGTTAGCTTCCTGTTGTAAATGCTTCCGGCATTTTAATGCCACCTCATCCTGAAATCTGATTGGACGCAACGTGATAGCGCTGACGTCACCgcgtttttctttaatttgttacatttaatttaaaataataataataatatatattatcatatttatatatatatatatattacaggTAATGTAAGTGTAAGatattcctttaaatacatatcaaataaaaatatgaaacaagtAATTATAAGAAAAGCTTTATTTGTTCCGTTTTTGGTAAACCCGCTCTTATAGAGCAGCAAAAATATGGAAAGTGTAAGATATAAATAAAGgaatgaaatagaaaataaagataCAAGTCGTGGCATTAAACAAAAAGTACAAACCTCCTAAAATCTGTGACTTTTTCGGTTTGAACTACACAGATGAAGGTGAATTTTGGTTAGAAATGAACCGACACGTGTTAATTATTCTGAACATTGTTAAGATGTTTCACTATTGTATAAATAGCTAAATAAGTGATAATGAAAGATTCGGTTTAACCTCAGTGTTCACAtgatatatgttattattcttgataacAGTTTTTCATGATAAATGTTGTAGAGAACAAGAATATAAACTTAGAAACGACATAAAGCCACAgacattaaatcattaaatcttTTATTCCTGTTAAATGTCTTCATGTATCTTCAGTTCCGTGTTGCAGCCAGTAGAGGGAGACTCCGTCCACACAGAGGCAGGTCTCACTCTGGTTTTACTTGAACAGCGAATAATTCAGCAGATAAACAGACTCAAGAGATTATCAGAGAAAGGAgctgttatattttatactCCTTTTATattcagatcatttatttattcatgattcCATTGCATTCAATAGAAATCACATAAGAtatggtcctggttctggtcctggtcctggtcctggttctggttctggttctggtcctggtcctggtcctggttctggtcctaaCTGACTCTAACCCAGACCACAGAGGgttaaagaaaactgaaaacaaagagtTCCAGTGTAAGTGATGCAGACTGTGGTACCAGGGAGGAACTGCAGGGGGCGGAATTCACCATCAGATCCCAGAGATACAtagtctgatctgtccctctacgctgattggttctgatctgtccctctgtgctgattggttctgatctgtccctctgtgctgattggttctgatctgtccctctacgctgattggttctgagctggtcacgtgtctcatgggcgccatgttggatccatctaaccCACATTTacccatagagaagtgacaataacagaataaagttgtattaaaaggtaaaatatgtcacaggatcaggaaaacacggaggaaactccaccgtttccccagtgaacaaacacagagaaagttatggagcagaagattaacaggaagaactggacgtcagctggtttctctctattatgtgatgaggtaaatgtcaatgtctctgtttgacgtttgttaagattttatatagaaaaataaagtcacaccatcattaatgaaccttgatctcagaaacaccactttacacatgaatgaagtttgaagttagcctagccttatgctagctctatgctagcctcatgctagccttatgctagcctcatgctaACTCtatgctagcctcatgctaACTCTATGCTAGCtctatgctagccttatgctagctagttatctggactaaaggctcagaaaaatagcagctagcgtcatatatactgtgaaactcgtgttcatgtgatttatgtccgtgtagataaacacatttaactgacacgttactactaagttattatagctagcatgctaatgctataataatactaaataacagtgagactagtttaacTATCTGAGTGTTTGTAATTGttctgagtaatttgaaccttttaacggagactgaggagcatgtaaacacagctctgaTCCACCAGCaccagaagaaacaaacaaaactttcatTCATGGTTTTGGAGCCGTGGTCACGTGACTCTCGtttattcattaaatattaattaaatattagcTTGTCATGTGACCGGCTCACGCCCGGTTGGCTGTTGCTAGGCGGATTAGATCAGGATGaagaacctcctcctcttcctcgtctgtCCCGTTTCATTGATTATTATTTGTCCCGTTAACTAATTAGAAGCTGTGATGCACATCGTCCTTAACGAGCCATTAGCTTATTGGCCAGAGTTCattcattaacacacacacacacacacacacacacacacacacacacacaggaaggaacTTCGTTTCCCATCATGCACCTGTCCAGCAGAAGGTTGTTTAAATCTCAGAGCTCCAGTTTGCAGCACatagaaaagctgcagcttgtaaaaTGATTCATTGCTGTTTATACGTCTGTTTTTACCCTCATCCAAttagtttaatgtttttaccCCCAGTCTCTACTGGTTATTAGTCTGTTATCATGAACCCAACCGTCTGTTTCCTCGACTATATCTGAACTCATTTATTGTGAGGAATCAGGAATTACATGGTCACATTTTACATGATGGAGCAATAAACATGATCCAGTCCTGCTCATCCAGGGATTAGTCTGTGCCAGGAGACAGTGTTACTTTTGGTCCGGTCTATTCTCTGGAGAGCTGAGGTAATTTTGCCTCAGTGCTCCATGGCGACTGTTTCCAATTCCCATTACAGTCACCAACTGAGACTAGACTGGCCCCATGGGACATGTCTATCACCTGGAAACAGACTCAATTATCTGGTCAGTGTCTAATCTCTGAATGGCTGGTCTCACCAGGGCTTTGTCACCTAAATATCAGCAATGAACAACTCATCTCGGTCTGGTCTATCCTCTGGAGAGCTGGTGTTATTACCCTTTGAGAAGCTCAGAGAATAGTCTGATACGAATCTGAAATGTaactaagaaaataaaagtcattaaaagatgatattaattaaaatgtcttcGTGCTGCTCTGTGCTCGGTCTAATCTCTGGAGAGCGAGGGTTGATCTCCTGAGGGATTGTGGGTATTTTCATCTCCATCACAAACACTCACGGCCTCATTAAGTGATGGAGGAGGCTCGGTGCAGTCTAATCCCTGGACACCAGTCTTTGTGAGGATATGATTAGTTGCTGCGACTCTGGACGTTTGTTGTTCAGACACAAAgtttgaaactttttttatttagtgttttatttatcagaaGAAAACTGGATGAAAAGTTTCAAAGAGCAGGAAATGATCCTGAAGCCAAAAGTAACTGACTAACGCGACAACTgaaaggctaatgctaatgctaacaaacTAACCTGGAGCTAAATCAAACCAGTGCCAAAGCTAATGGTCATAGTTTCCAGATGCACAAATTAAATCTTCCATCAAACTCATATTTGTCATCATCCAGGACGAATCCCATCGCTGAGATGTGTTTGTCCATGTTTGCATATCTGCAGTTAGTGGCGCTAAATGAcgaataaatgtgtttgatcACATGAAACGAGGACGAATCTGCAGCGTCTCTGAAGACatcagcagaaaataaaagccgCTTGACTCAgcgtttctctttatttatttattgtcaccGCCGATGATTCACGGTTCATTTGGGAGAGTGGCTGTGTTTCAAAGACATCTATCTTTGTGGGGACATTCAGTTTAAATCGTGTTTAGCTTCAGGGCCTTTAAAACACAGGTCCTCACAACGATGGTGAACTAACAccgactcacacacactcatccaaTTAAATGTGATAATTAAACAGCGgcagtaaaataaacattttctttggtttcatGTTTCTagtttgtattttaataaaacccagttcattgtgttttgaacatttattattatttttattttgagatttGGTAAAAACCATTAAACCAGTTTCTTACAGAGATGAgctgtatttgtcatttttctctGCGACATTAGATTGAACAGAATAATCAGTAATATGGGATAAATGCAGCTTTtaatagtttaaatgtttagttttttatttgctgaCACTAGTGTAACTAATAAACTGGACTAATAAACTCAGCTTAGAACCCAGTGTTGTTGTAATCAATGGTTCCTGGTAATGAGTTGGATCGTTGTTCTCCAGTAATTAGCCTGAGCCCTGTCCAGCAAACACAGGCCTGAGTCTGAGGTTTCCATTACACTTTAATGAAATCACACAAATATACAAACTCAGCAGAAGGCAATGGCAATGATATAAAAACTGACACAGGCTATTACATGAAGAagattcatcatcatcaacatcattaCATTAGAactcagcaaaaataaaaaataaaaacaaggcaaTGGCAAATGGTATCAAAAAATGGGCCCTGACTATTTCCTGGAAAGCATTAACGTTTTCCATGTTTTCAGTGAAAAGTAACAAGTTTTCCAGATGAACTAAGACACCAGATCCAGAACAGGGCTCCTCGGCGACCcagaccaggtccaggaccaggaccaggtccaggtccaggaccaggaccaggaccaggtccaggaccaggaccaggtccaggaccaggaccaggtccaggtccaggaccaggaccaggaccaggtccaggaccaggaccaggaccaggtccaggaccaggaccaggaccaggtccaggatcaggtccaggtccaggtccaggtccaggaccaggaccaggaccaggaccaggaccaggacccagaTGATCTTTGATCGGTGTTAAACTGGAGCCTGGTGGCGACTGAGGCTCCTCCTCAGAATAATAAGagcaattaattaattcattaatcatGAATGATAATCATGTTATGGTACAATAGAGACTCTGGGACTCATCTGTTGCTATGATACAATGAGGCGCGCTGGGATTGGCTGTTGACCAACCACCTGTCAGGAGTCTGCGAGGTGGGAGGGGCTTAAAGAGGCGGAGACCGTTCCATCCAATAAATAGAAGCCgagtcaaaataaataaaataaatatccgCAGAAAACAAGATTCTCAGAGTGTGTTAGTGCGTGTGATGTGTTATTGTTCCAGGAattagcccccccccccccccccccccccccccccattcaa harbors:
- the bcap31 gene encoding B-cell receptor-associated protein 31 — encoded protein: MSLQWTAVASFLYAEVFLVLLLCIPFISAKRWNQVFKSRVVQTVALYGNTAFIVAIAILVFLLIDAFREVRRYSVTEKVDLTNNPTAIEHIHMKLFRAQRNQYIAGFALLLCLLLRRLATLLSQQASLMASNEAFKKQAEGASAAATKYMEDNELLQEKLRDAGIELPEAGRKGAGPQEENKALKEEVKTLKEELDATKKGLLKSDRDVAAMKKQAENLTLEYDRLLEEHSKLLASSDKKSD